The Henckelia pumila isolate YLH828 chromosome 2, ASM3356847v2, whole genome shotgun sequence genome includes a window with the following:
- the LOC140885430 gene encoding agamous-like MADS-box protein AGL80 → MARKKITLAYIDSDAERKASFKKRKKGLIKKVSEIKTLCGVEACVVIYSSYEPAPVVWPSHEVARTVIKRFKKLPVIEKTKKMVNQESFTLHQIKRAEERLRRVKKEIKRKELVIFMFSVIEGKASIDDFDPRDAREMCYIIRETLEEINLRMKALEEAGAVAEPLVTTPEGGSDGDGGWSPEDSTAATIRFI, encoded by the coding sequence ATGGCAAGAAAGAAGATCACCCTAGCCTATATCGACAGCGATGCTGAAAGGAAGGCTTCGTTTAAGAAGAGAAAGAAGGGGCTGATCAAGAAAGTGAGCGAGATCAAGACCTTATGCGGCGTGGAGGCGTGCGTCGTCATATACAGCTCCTACGAGCCTGCTCCGGTGGTGTGGCCGTCGCATGAGGTGGCGCGGACGGTGATCAAGCGTTTCAAGAAGTTGCCGGTGATCGAAAAAACCAAAAAGATGGTGAACCAAGAGAGCTTCACTCTGCATCAGATCAAGAGGGCGGAGGAGAGGCTCCGCCGCGTGAAAAAGGAGATCAAGAGGAAAGAACTGGTGATTTTCATGTTCAGTGTGATAGAGGGGAAGGCTAGCATTGACGATTTCGATCCTCGTGATGCGAGGGAGATGTGTTACATCATTCGTGAGACGCTGGAGGAGATCAATCTGAGGATGAAAGCCCTAGAGGAAGCTGGTGCTGTTGCTGAGCCGTTGGTGACGACTCCGGAAGGAGGCAGCGACGGTGATGGTGGATGGTCACCGGAGGATTCGACTGCTGCAACCATCCGTTTCATTTGA
- the LOC140882238 gene encoding AT-hook motif nuclear-localized protein 21-like, with amino-acid sequence MAGLDLGSASHFVSQLHRQDLAHLQRSEDHESNRNLFSGDNTDQGLDLVNSNSSSGDAAARRPRGRPAGSKNRPKPPVIITRESANTLRAHILEVGGGCDVFEVVATYARKRQRGVCILSGTGTVNNVSLRQPAAAGSVVTLHGRFEILSLSGSFLPPPAPPGATSLTIYLAGGQGQVVGGNVVGALIASGPVIIIAASFTNVAYERLPLEEEEALQLQTPPPSHPGSGGGSGGNQFPDPSSMGLPLFNMPPLNGQLPMDGAWASNSGGRQPY; translated from the coding sequence ATGGCTGGTTTGGATTTAGGTTCAGCTTCTCACTTTGTTTCTCAGCTGCACAGGCAAGACCTCGCCCATCTCCAGAGATCTGAAGATCATGAATCCAATCGCAATCTCTTTTCCGGTGATAATACGGATCAGGGTTTGGATTTAGTCAACTCTAATTCCAGCTCCGGTGATGCGGCGGCGCGTAGGCCTAGAGGCCGTCCCGCTGGATCCAAAAACAGGCCGAAGCCGCCGGTGATAATAACCCGTGAGAGCGCAAACACTCTCCGAGCACACATACTGGAGGTGGGCGGCGGCTGCGACGTCTTCGAGGTGGTGGCGACCTACGCGAGGAAGCGGCAGAGAGGGGTTTGTATACTGAGCGGGACGGGGACCGTCAACAACGTCAGCTTGCGGCAGCCGGCGGCGGCGGGAAGCGTGGTCACACTTCACGGGAGGTTTGAGATTTTGTCCTTGTCGGGTTCCTTTCTTCCGCCGCCTGCGCCGCCTGGAGCCACCAGCTTGACCATATATCTTGCCGGCGGACAGGGACAGGTGGTGGGAGGGAATGTGGTGGGAGCTTTGATCGCGTCGGGGCCGGTCATTATCATAGCGGCGTCGTTCACCAACGTGGCGTACGAGAGGCTGCCGTTGGAGGAAGAGGAGGCGCTTCAGTTGCAGACTCCGCCGCCTTCCCACCCTGGTTCCGGCGGTGGAAGCGGTGGGAACCAGTTCCCGGATCCTTCGTCGATGGGGCTTCCATTGTTCAATATGCCGCCACTCAACGGACAGCTCCCAATGGACGGTGCATGGGCGTCAAACTCCGGCGGCCGGCAGCCGTATTAG
- the LOC140882215 gene encoding uncharacterized protein, protein MSQNQHQSGSGNSNIPVTEVYWALVAKADKKFSKIRDLPYYQRTRYDTYFYKVFKVYTQLWKLQQENRQKLVEAGLKRWEIGEIASRIGQLYFGQYMRTSEANYLSESYVFYEAIMTREYFKDGLHQDINLASKQLRFIARFLTVCLVLNRREVVYQLVNQLKMLLDECKRTFQETDFKEWKLVIQEIVKLLKVDTAFMNNRPLRYSVVLDLQPDFLPIGLEGKKSLKLRDALLCSYHPNEVKFSELTLDTFRMLQCLEWEPGGSFYQPSIATSTGPWSGTGQNGASGPSRVNKDITDPTLPPNPRKAILYRPSVTHFIAVLGTVCEELSTDGILLIYLSTSESSTYSVSSPTHAGSTGYSENISRGFQFHSTNFELTSSRHLSTGLDHPARGADCLHIGPRGHGGMNCIYPSDILPFTRRPLFLVIDSENSKSFKAMSGSEKGEPVAMLLSPAISLPLPAVELSRQHSGSLFTSFLTAPLQSLVLLLGFTGSDIGKDLYDKAEKLLQSSSNEWGSLLAASDNLDPVWSQILSDPFLRRLLLRFIFCRAVLFLYSQSNKKLEFVPECMPRLPEVVSPMSPACQALVAQLADIFGATDRFIFAATTLLPCD, encoded by the exons ATGTCCCAGAATCAGCATCAGAGTGGAAGCGGTAATAGTAATATACCGGTGACCGAGGTGTACTGGGCTCTGGTGGCTAAAGCCGACAAGAAGTTCTCAAAGATCCGCGATTTGCCATATTATCAACGCACCAG ATATGATACATACTTTTACAAGGTCTTTAAGGTTTATACTCAGCTCTGGAAGCTTCAACAAGAGAATCGGCAAAAGTTGGTGGAGGCTGGGTTGAAGAGATGGGAGATTGGGGAGATAGCATCACGGATTGGACAGCTCTATTTTGGACAGTACATGAGGACTAGTGAGGCCAATTATTTGTCAGAATCTTACGTATTTTATGAGGCAATTATGACTAGGGAGTATTTTAAGGATGGTCTACATCAAGATATAAATCTGGCTAGCAAACAGCTGAGGTTTATTGCTCGGTTTCTGACAGTTTGCCTGGTGTTAAATCGCCGAGAGGTAGTTTATCAGTTAGTGAATCAGCTGAAAATGTTACTGGACGAGTGCAAGAGGACATTTCAG GAAACTGACTTTAAAGAGTGGAAGCTCGTGATTCAAGAGATAGTCAAATTGCTGAAAGTTGACACAGCATTTATGAATAACAGGCCTTTGAGATACAGCGTTGTATTGGATCTTCAACCAGATTTCCTCCCTATTGGTTTGGAAGGGAAGAAAAGCCTAAAACTGAGAGATGCCTTGCTATGCAGCTACCATCCTAACGAG GTCAAGTTTTCTGAACTCACCCTCGACACTTTTAGAATGCTGCAATGTTTGGAGTGGGAACCTGGTGGTTCATTTTACCAGCCAAGCATAGCTACCTCAACTGGACCTTGGTCTGGTACTGGTCAAAATGGGGCTTCAGGACCTAGTCGTGTGAATAAGGATATCACTGATCCAACTTTGCCACCTAATCCGCGGAAAGCCATCTTATATCGCCCATCTGTTACCCATTTCATTGCA GTCCTAGGGACAGTTTGTGAGGAGCTTTCTACGGATGGAATTCTTTTAATATACCTTTCAACCTCAG AAAGCAGCACATATTCTGTATCGTCACCAACTCATGCTGGCTCTACTGGCTACTCTGAAAACATTTCGAGGGGATTTCAGTTTCATTCAACCAACTTCGAACTCACATCTTCTCGTCATCTTAGCACTGGACTTGATCACCCTGCTCGTGGTGCTGATTGCTTACATATTGGGCCTCGTGGTCATGGAG GTATGAACTGCATATATCCCTCTGATATATTGCCTTTCACTAGAAGGCCCCTATTCTTGGTCATTGACAGCGAAAATAGTAAATCATTCAAG GCTATGAGTGGCTCAGAAAAAGGAGAACCGGTTGCGATGCTCCTATCTCCTGCCATATCGTTGCCTTTGCCTGCTGTGGAATTGAGTCGTCAACACAGTGGAAGCTTGTTCACCAGTTTTCTCACAGCTCCGTTGCAGTCTCTAGTTTTATTGCTTGGTTTTACCGGCTCAGACATCGGAAAG GACCTGTACGATAAAGCTGAAAAGCTGCTCCAATCCTCATCAAATGAATGGGGGTCTTTATTGGCAGCATCAGACAATCTTGATCCTGTCTGGTCTCAAATTTTAAGTGATCCATTCTTGAGGCGACTACTTTTAAG ATTTATTTTCTGTCGGGCGGTATTGTTTTTGTACTCTCAATCCAACAAGAAGTTAGAATTTGTTCCGGAATGCATGCCTCGTCTTCCAGAAGTAGTCTCCCCAATGAGCCCTGCATGTCAGGCATTAGTTGCCCAGCTAGCCGATATATTTGGTGCCACAGACAGGTTCATCTTCGCGGCCACTACTCTTCTCCCTTGTGATTGA
- the LOC140884585 gene encoding RING-H2 finger protein ATL52-like — protein sequence MGSVGNSNPWAPFDNYRDCSQGICSRFCLQFCYTIFPPPPSDDSTPFSPLIIAIIGVLASAFILVSYYTIVTRYCRRNDHTARVENQENRDEAGGEHWQAASGGLDESLIKTITVCKYQKGDGLIEGTECAVCLGEFQEMESLRLLPKCSHAFHLPCIDTWLKSHSSCPLCRAGVYSSLPHPTTPMQQSSSNSSTSQVSSGLNMSSYEIQPRSDLILVVDSQELERVCVSFVSDDGVSPIPKSPIFQESLNSSGIVESVRRIQRSVSFGAFSSERRYLIPDIMKIDGGDEGLQVKSNESWRAIGSSKGRSHEVGLKRSVSSDRFLLTVQHKGKNSMFPTN from the coding sequence ATGGGTTCGGTGGGGAATTCGAATCCTTGGGCACCATTCGACAACTACAGAGACTGCTCACAGGGGATTTGCAGCAGATTCTGCCTCCAGTTTTGCTACACGATCTTCCCTCCGCCGCCGTCGGACGATTCGACTCCTTTCTCCCCTCTGATCATCGCCATAATCGGCGTCCTCGCCAGCGCCTTTATCTTGGTAAGTTACTACACCATTGTGACAAGATACTGCAGGAGAAATGATCACACCGCAAGAGTAGAGAATCAAGAAAACCGAGACGAAGCCGGTGGGGAGCACTGGCAGGCTGCGTCGGGTGGATTGGATGAATCACTCATCAAGACCATCACGGTTTGCAAGTATCAAAAAGGCGATGGCCTGATCGAAGGGACAGAGTGTGCAGTGTGCCTCGGTGAATTTCAAGAAATGGAGTCTTTGAGGCTTCTGCCAAAGTGCAGCCACGCCTTTCACTTGCCTTGTATCGACACATGGCTTAAATCCCACTCGAGTTGCCCCTTGTGTCGTGCCGGGGTCTATTCGTCTTTGCCACATCCGACTACACCGATGCAGCAGAGTAGTAGTAATAGTAGTACTAGTCAAGTTTCATCGGGTTTAAACATGAGTTCTTATGAGATTCAGCCACGCAGTGACCTGATCCTAGTGGTGGATAGTCAAGAATTAGAAAGGGTTTGTGTTAGTTTTGTTAGTGATGATGGTGTATCTCCAATTCCAAAGAGCCCGATATTTCAAGAAAGTTTGAATTCGAGTGGTATTGTAGAAAGTGTGAGACGGATTCAGAGATCGGTTTCTTTTGGGGCGTTTTCGAGTGAACGACGTTATCTGATCCCCGATATAATGAAAATTGATGGAGGTGATGAAGGTTTACAAGTAAAGAGTAATGAATCTTGGAGGGCTATTGGTTCCTCAAAGGGGAGAAGTCATGAAGTTGGATTGAAAAGGTCTGTTTCCAGTGACAGATTTTTGTTGACAGTTCAACACAAAGGCAAGAattctatgttccctaccaattgA